The sequence below is a genomic window from Mercenaria mercenaria strain notata chromosome 14, MADL_Memer_1, whole genome shotgun sequence.
attttcaaaatcaaaattatttggaaatttaagcattataatggttaagcaaacttctatgacaatttgtttcttgtaaagtttatttgaaataacaagttgtggacgcattggtcgagagggctaagatgctttcctacggaggtgaaggcccctggttcgaatcctgactaccattgcggtgtgtccttgggcaaggcactttatcacgattgcctcagtcgacccagctgtaaataggtaccagcaaattgctgggggtaaggtataattggttttaactgttcttaatactAGTATAGGGTCGCAAAAATGCTCTACAGGGCTTAtgttaaggttcatgtaaagctttgagaccaccccttgggtaaattttattttggaaattgtaCCGGACAGAcccataatattcataacatatatatatggagtttttcagaagaagtagaaaatactttctgttgaggtcaccttgtttggtaatatgaatttgtcttacaaaacatgtacttcaactgtccacattatattttgtacaagatatcaaacttcttttccAAACGTATTTTTGctctaagtttgtttttgttgtgtgtcttatATACTTACCTAGGTACTCCAGGAAATGAAATGTAGcttacttttatatttgttgaaatactgcagttttttGTCAGTTTGCACAGCTctgctttcactttcattttgcaatgtttgcatttttttaatgtacatggtttgtaacactttcaactcccggagtacctgACAAATATGTTAGACgcacaataataataaaagtaatgacaaaatacttttgaaaaagaagtttgatatcttctacaaaatagaacatgaacagtcaaagcacatgtgatataagacaaaatgtgcTGTCCAAAAGAGAATAACCTTTCTTAAAAGTTTCTCCTACTTATTATGAATGATTTGGTGTTTTCTTTATGACAGAccaagtctccagtattttcttactatttacataactataagcaaaataaagtttaataaactcttatcagaattaataatgtgtaacgcaatacaaagaatgcatgtatgttttttttgtatttaatgtactgaaaaataatcattcatgttacattcaataaACTCAAGTAAGTTCACTCAACAGTTTTCAACATTCTCAAATCAGCTAGGTGTAATTGGACTTATTCATTCTCTTAAACTTTTCCAAAAATGGAAAGACTGAGTCGTTGCTGTTCACAAACTCATTTGCCACCGCATCGAGATCAATACTGTCTGTTGCCTCTCTGTGAATATGTAAAGTCATAATGTGGTTCAAACGTTTTTCAGTCATGTTGGAACGTAAGTACGTTTTTAATCTCCTTAAAGCTGAAAACGAACGCTCACTTGTAGCGTTGGTGACAGGCATAACAAATATCAGTTTCAAGACAGTAACAATTTCAGAGAACATAGCACGAGAAGCTAGTTTCATATCTCTCAACAATTTGGTAACATCAGAAACAGTAACATTGGCAACATTGTCACAGCTATTTCGAACATGTACTTTTAGAAATTCCAGTTGAGATTTTAGTGAGAGTCTGTCTATATCGTCCTTGTAGAAGTCTAGTCCATATCTTCCAGGTATGAAGGGTCATTGGTGACACATTTAAGTACCAGATCTTCCAAGTGACGATAGGACTTGTAACTGGGTTGGTCAAATCGATCCTGCACACAGTTTACAGCTAAATCCAGTGCCTCATAATATTTCTGGCAGTACAGGTCTTTCTCTGTAGCGTGAAATTCGTGTGGTGCCTCCCTAGTCTCGAAACGTTTTGGCATTTTACGACGTAGAGGCATTACAGGCTCACTGACATCCAAAGTGTCCAGTTTTTCATTTACGCTTTCCCAGAACTTATCGTAGGCGTCATCCTTTCTCATATCACTGAGTGTTCCGATCGAAATTTTGGATAAATGCTGACCTTCAGCTGCTGACATGTCTTTGTTCTGCAAACATTTGCTCATATTATCGGTATGTCTGAGAATTTCGTACCCTAAGCTAACACCAAACAGGAAGTCAAAATTAGACATACGAGACTGAACACCTAGAATATGTGCACGTGTTTCAGAGTCCCTGACACTTTCGTACGAGCTTTCCCATAAAGATTGTAGCACATTGTAATTTTCAAGAACACTTCCGAAACTAGCTGCTCTCACAGTCCAATGCGTAGGACACAAAACGCGAAATCCCGGTGTCCCTGGGCTCATCTCCTGTTTAATTTCCTCTAGTTTGCTGTCCCTTTTTGGCgaatatttgattaattttgacatttcatttacagtatcTAATGCGTCTCTCATGACTTTTGAACGTTTCACTGTATCTCCAACTGCCAGGTTCAGAGCATGTCCATAGCAATGCGTATACACTGCACGGGGTTCACGGCTTGACAGCTGTGTTGCAACTCCCTTTTTGGCACCAGACATGTTACTTGCTCCATCGTAGCATTGTCCATGACAGTTGCTCAAGGAAATGTTCATATGGAGTAGCACATCCTCAATTACATTGGTCAATGTTTGCGCGTCAGTAGAACGAACAAGGTAAAGTCCAATAAAATCCTCATGCACATTCAGATCACTGTCCACATGTCTTAATACAAGCACAACTTGTTCACGGTTTGACTGATCGGTTGCCTCATCCGCCATTATAGAATAGAAACAATTAGTCCCAATGTTCGCTGCCACTCTCCGTAAAATTCCTAATGCTATTATTTGCAGTATCTCAATTTGAATGTCACCACTAGTAAGTTTGTCTGTTTTCTTTTCAAGCCATGTAAGAATAGAATCATCCGTCTGACCGTGTAATTTCAACAGTTGAATGAAGTTGCTGTTGTTATTGTCATGACCTCGTAGAGATAGTCCCTGGCGAGCTAAAAACCGGATACTTCTTAATATCTTGAGAAGCTGATGTCTGTTGTTCATTTTCTCTTGAGCGTGAGCCGAAGATAAGGTCTCACCGATGTCCTGTGTCTGTTTTGGAAGTGTGATGCTTCTTCCCCTCTTTATGGCAATctgacttttcatgttttttgtaTTTCCTAGTGGCGTCCTTCCAATTGCTGATCCCAGTACTGATGAAGGCAGTTTCTGCTTTTGAGTTGGCAACCTTTCCACCTGTCATAGCTGACATGCATATGTAGCAGAACGCCACGTCTTTTGCCTGAAATGAGAATAGAAAAATTGTTTCaagtaatttttagctcgactatacgaagtataaggagagctatcctactcgacccggcgtcggcgtctttccacgtccccaccttggttaaagtttttttacactttctcttttttcaacttatctctgtaattgcttgatggatttgattcaaacttgaaatacttattccttatcaccatccacatcatctgacataagggccataactctggcaccagtatttcatgaattatccccccttttcacttagattttcaggttaaagttttgatgcactttcactctatctctgttattactgaatggatttgattcaaacttaaaatagttcttcaacatcatcacccacatcatatgacacaaggtgcataactctggcaccattttttagctcatctgattttttgaaaaaaaatgatgagttattgtcatcacttgagcggttgtcggcgtcggcgtctgcatcggcgttgcctggttaagttttatgtttaggtcagcttttctcctaaactatcaaagctattgctttgaaacttggaatacttgttcaccatcataagctgaccctgtatagcaagaaacagaactccatctcgctttttgcaagatttatggccccttttgtacttagaaaataccagatttcttggttaagttttatgtttaggtcaacttttctcctaaactatcaaagctattgctttgaaacttggaatacttgttcaccatcataagcagaccctgtacatcaagaaacataactccatcttgctttttgcaagatttatggccccttttgtacttagaaaatatcagatttcttggttaagttttatgtttaggtcaacttttctcctaaactatcaaagctattgctttgaaacttggaatacttgttcaccatcataagcagaccctgtacatcaagaaacataactccgtcttgctttttgcaagatttattgccccttttggacttagaaacttttttttttatggttaagttttatgtttaggtcagcttttatcctaaactatcaaagctattgctttaaaacttgcaacacttgttcaccatcataagttgaccctgtacagcaagaaacataactccatcctgctttttgcaagatttatggccccttttggacttagaaaatatcagatttcttggttaagttttatgtttaggtcaacttttctcctaaactatcaaagctattgctttgaaacttggaatacttgttcaccatcataagcagaccctgtacatcaagaaacataactccatcttgctttttgcaagatttattgccccttttggacttagaaacttttttttttatggttaagttttatgtttaggtcagcttttatcctaaactatcaaagctattgctttaaaacttgcaacacttgttcaccatcataagctgaccctgtacagcaagcaacataactccatccggctttttgcaataattattgccccttttggacttagaaaatcattttcttggttgagtattatgtttaagtcaacttttctcataaactatcaaagctattgctttaaaacttgcaacagtttttcaccatcataagtggacactgaacattaagaaacataactctatcctgctttttgcaagaatgatggccctttttagacttagaaaatcatgggtaggacaatatttctattacacaaaaaaaatcagatgagcgtcagcacccgcaaggcggtgctcttgttcatgaattattccccctttttacttagaatttcaggttaaagttttggtgcactttcactctacctctattattactgaatggatttgattcaaacttaaaatagttgttcagcatcatcacccacatcatatgacacaagatgcataactctggcacaatttttcatgaattattcccctttttacttagaatttcaggttaaagttttatgcactttcactctatctctgttattactgaatggatctgattccaacttaaacaattgttcaacatccttacccttatcatatgacacaaggtgcataactctgggaccaatttttcatgaattatttcccctttttacttagaattttaggttaaagttttgatgcattttcactctgtctctgttattactgaatggatttgattcaaacttaaaatagttgttcaacatcatcacccacaccatatgatgcaaggtgcataactctggcaccaatatttaatgaattatacccctttttgcttaggatatacttatattgtgttttgatacatttcatctttacctctcttattactttaagctGATATTTTGACATAGACTtgggctattgtgcaatatcttcatccacaattggagtcattaaacactccagtgacagctctagtttcctcaaatgtgcccagtttcactatccagcatcgaaatagtcgagctcgctgtctcctgtgacagctcttgtttttatttacatgtataaaaagatgatatatgaataaaatacaataaatatgtCCATATGTTACAAATTCAAGcaatgatttaaaaagtttttcatgatGAAAACATGTGAAATCAGAAAGAATACGTACCTCATCATAGTGAATCCAAGGATGAATTTTGAACCACCGAATATTGAATGAGCGCTGTTCAGGATTGTTTATTCCAAAAGTGCattttggaaatttgaaatttagtggtTGGTTAGGAGTATCCGTGATGAGTATCATAAAAGATATGACAtaagttaaatttcatttcttattttgtttgaaatatcattttttgagtaaaaactatgtaattaattccttacatcttagcggtgtgataaatcttaacacttacctctttcattaaataaaaacatggtaattatttttctgaattttataagttaataccttagatctttgcGGCGGGTATAGCTTAAAATGTACCTTTAATtaaagacatgccaattaaaaacatgctgatttgttcatgcgtaatcaagtccaatcacggacacgtgtgtatgactccaattaacacccccgatcgtgtcaccgtcaccacggtaacacactaatctggacagcATATATTGTTTAACACGAAGCAAAATTTAGcatattatacaaaatattgggtccgcggaTCTGCAGctccaacttatgaatttacaaaaaaaatcgttTTGGGACAAATTATTGGGGCCGCGACCGTGGCCCCTCCGGCCCCACTTCCGACACCCCTGCTGTAAAGGAAAAGCACATGGTTAAAGCAcagcataaaaaagaaaagcaTATTATATTGTGGTACATGCAAGTAAATACAAGTCTATAGACATAACTAAGAAATAAGTAGTTGACAGTTGGGTAATGTGACAAGTGTGAGACAAAAACCTAATTCcccaagtaaaataatttgataaatgatttcatgttttttcaacacttaagctatctatctatctatttatactgcagcactcctctttacgagtattatgtgcagctgtgCGCctgtacaaaaattttaaaagtagaatggataggaggataaaagtaatacacgatgtgtattgcgagcatgaatacagttgatagtgttaaaacaagaaggatttacagataaaagcagtttaaaaacaggtctatcatgttaagcattatgtgcaagtttggtcacacactgcttaaactggttcagggtgggggcttgcacaagttgtactggaaggaaattccaaagcactatggtggctggaaagaaagagtacttatGGTAATTACAtggagtgaggatctgagtataggagtggggatgcatacatgtatgtcttgttagacgggatggggggctgacatagggagggaGTGGTACAGCaacattttgtctttcgaacgAGACAGTGTTTAGATTgagagactgtctctcaatccaggggaagtaTCCAACCTGATTACTGTCCAAGtgacaggaatgatccttggttggtcccctttcaaaattgttcaaagaattcatccatgcagaactctggttgtcatggcaaccgaaaggaaaaactttaaaaaatcttcttgtccaaaaccgcaaagcatagagccttgatatttggcattttaCATCATCTTAtgatcctctatgaagattgttcaaattgtgcccctggggtgaaaagaggccctgccctgggggtcacaagttttagaaagacttgtataggaaaaaccttaaaaaatcttcttgtctaaaaccacaagacctaggcctttgatattttgtatgtagcatttccttgtggtcctttaccaaaattgttcaaattattcccctggggtgaaaagaggccctgctctggggggtcccaagttttacaaagacttatataggaaaaaaacattaaaaatcttcttgccttaaactgcaaggctTTTGACAgttggtatgttgcctttcctagtgtttctttaccagaattgtttaaattatgtcactgaggtgaaaagaggccctgccctggggtatCAAGTTTAACATATGcttatatagggggaaaaaaagatctttttgtttgaaagttggcctaggcctttgatatttggtgtgtagcattgtctGGTGGATCTTTagcaagtttattcaaattatgcccctggggtgaaaagaggccccaccctgggggttcatttgttataattatgagttatacaggaaaaaatacttcaaaaattttcatgtcatatttcctagactgttgttataattacctgatgaccccaagcgattagggatcacttgacttgtgacattgacctgtttttttaagatacagccttgaaatttggaagacatgtgcagttttaaaattgactttcagttaccatgaatgtgacctactgacctacctaccttaatattttagcatcagcttgccatttgaaacatgtggctcatattactcaggtgagcaatccagggtcatcatgaccctcttgtattgaAATAATCATGATTTTGACACAAAGTTATCTAAAACAAATGCCTAAAATAAACTTTcaattatttgatattattttacgaAACAACTTAAAAGTAGGAAtggtcattcttttttttttgcattatgactttgtgaatttttcaaaaacaacacttaaattattttgatttaacccttaccctgctaaatttctaaaatggacttgtccattcATTCAATTtagacaataccatttattattcgaaggggtgttcactgaaatttactgactgaaaagcgaacagtgcagaccctgatcagactgcatggatgtgcaggctgatcttggcctgcactggtctgcactggtcgcaaaggcagaattacttgctgccagcaggctaaaggttaattaggaatgataactcaagaacactttggcctaggatcatgaaatatgatatggaggttggtcatgaccagcagatgacccctattgatttatggtttgatttgttacaaacttgcaaaaatgtctttgacaacaatagatcttggattccatgatgaatccatttagatccagtcataggttccagagttacagcccctgattgacccagatttgttaatttttaccttgtgaacacgatagaagtgacattttacactTGGTTTTAACCACAGTCACAATAAGGTCTCGGTTCCTATCAAAAACcgactagattccatcatggattctagagttactgcccctgaaatgggcaaaatttcctgttttgaccctttcagccatatagaggtttcatttatgctttgatttgatacaaactagCACAGAATacttatcttgatgatttctaggccaagttcgaaactggatcgcccggctgtcaaaattccagaagtttccatggaatgtcttTGAATTTCCATGGAAGTCCGGACTCTGGAGTATTGGGACAAACTTTCCGGAGCTTGATATGGAATACTGCGGAAAACTGCggaaaaatgtccagggatttccaGAGAACTTTCCATGAACAATTTTCCGGAGTGATTCCATGGACGTCCGTGAACAATTTTCCGGAGTTATTCCGCAGTcgtccaggaagttctgctgacagtattattcaatagcaataaatgtgatttatagacttttttgcagtacatgtatagtgagcTATAACACTTAgtacaagcaatatgattttattgcatgtgatcacttttgcagtttcaaacactatatgatatatatgaacaaggaaaattaatctttgccagttaaaagGGACCGCatgattagaatatttttaagcatatacatagtttcgaataaagattagttacacttaaataataatgaaatcattcaaagaaagtacctaaagacatctgttttcatatatgcatattatttataaaatctttgtgaagcCTTTGGTTATACTTTAGCATATATGgttttatgctatataatgactgatgtacaaatatacatgcatgtgttaattagcataattacaaatgtatgtattgtttcattggtcaattatgtAAAAACTTACTTGTGCAATTTCTAGAATCCTCAGtattaactttgaactgaattacctcacataataaagtttcactaattttgacacaacttgttaacatcagacttccagttacacattttgaaaattcctctgtaagatcagttcatctaattggctgagcttgatcacatggtattcccagtctgaggctaattgttttctgatgtgtttaaaatcacttagaaaatgacagagttattttccagagttaaatgaccagaattttttcaaagtgctacatttccgcagtgtcggtgaatattccatgaacattttgatagatgtccagagtaatttccagagatgtccgtggaaaacatttgcaatcactctggacatgttatataacaggtgacttttccgtactattccatggaaagtacctactttccatgtaagttttgcatttgtctgcaatttttccacagttactctggaatatgtacagccgggcctgacgtggggtcaaaaactgggtcaccaggtcagatcaatggaatagcttgttaacaccctagaggccagatttatgatcctatcttcatgaaacttggtcagaatgtttatcttgatgattcctatgcaaATATCAAAACTGGTTCATAattggtttcaaaaactaggtcacccattcaaatcaaaggaaaagctttttaacactcttgaggtcacatttatgatcctatcttcatgaaattggtctcagaatgtttatcttaataattcctaggccaagttcaaaactgggtcatgtggggtcaaaaactaggtcacaactcaaagaaaaagcttgttaatactgtagaggctgcatttatttattttcatgaaacttggtcagaatgtttatcttgatgattccaaggccaagtttaacaggtgagcgatatagggtcattttGACCCTTTTATAATActatgctttgaaacttgtatattGCTGTATCATCAGTAGGTCACTATAAAGGCcaaaaagtagaatttttttcttgcatatcactTATGGACCAGCATTTGCACGTACAGATGATGTACtagttatgccccctttggaagaaggaggggtatattgttttgcagatgtcggtctgtcggtcggtatgtagaccaattagTTTTCAGAtgaaaactcaagaacgcttgggcttaggatcatgaaagttgataagaggttggtcatgaccagcagatgacccctattgattctgaggtcagtatgtcatggtcacagtgacctggaacagttaaaaggtttccaaatgataactcaagaacactttggcctaggatcatgaaatataatatagaggttggtcatgaccagcagatgacccctattgattttgaggtcactaggtcaaaggtcaaggtcacaatgacccagagcagttaaactgtttccagacaataacttgagaaggcttgggccaaggatcacgaaacttgataggaaggttgatcatgaccagcagatgacccctattgatttttacctcagtaggtcaaaggacaatGGCAaggtgacccggaacagttaaaccatttccgtacaataacttgagaacacttaggcctaggataatgaaacttaCTAGGGATGTTGATCACGACAtagtgattttgaaatcagtaggtcaaaggtcaaggtaacagtgacccgaTACAGTTAAACCccttccggacgataacttgagaacgctttggtcaTGGATCACGAAACTTgctagggaggttgatcataactgcagatgacccctattgcttttgaagtcaggaggtcaaaggtcaaggtcacagtgacctggaacagttaaacaatttccggacgataactcaagaacattttgacctaagatcatgaaatttaatagggatgttggtcatgaccagcagatgacccccattAATTTTAGGTcaggttaaaggtaaaggtcacagtgaccctgaacaggtATACCGTTTCCAtgcagtaacttgagaacgcttgagctaaggatcacgaaacttgatagggaggttgatcatgaccagtagatgatccTATCGATTTTGACATCAgtagatcaaatgtcaaggtcaaactgacgaagaacagttaaaccatttccggacgataacttgagaaggccttggcctaggatcatgaagcttactagggatgttgatcatgacatattgattttgaggtcagtatgtcaaaggtcaaggtcacagtgacccggaacagttaaaccgtttccaggcgataacttgagaacgcttgggcttaggatcacgaaacttgatagggaggttg
It includes:
- the LOC128548164 gene encoding zinc finger MYM-type protein 1-like, giving the protein MKSQIAIKRGRSITLPKQTQDIGETLSSAHAQEKMNNRHQLLKILRSIRFLARQGLSLRGHDNNNSNFIQLLKLHGQTDDSILTWLEKKTDKLTSGDIQIEILQIIALGILRRVAANIGTNCFYSIMADEATDQSNREQVVLVLRHVDSDLNVHEDFIGLYLVRSTDAQTLTNVIEDVLLHMNISLSNCHGQCYDGASNMSGAKKGVATQLSSREPRAVYTHCYGHALNLAVGDTVKRSKVMRDALDTVNEMSKLIKYSPKRDSKLEEIKQEMSPGTPGFRVLCPTHWTVRAASFGSVLENYNVLQSLWESSYESVRDSETRAHILGVQSRMSNFDFLFGVSLGYEILRHTDNMSKCLQNKDMSAAEGQHLSKISIGTLSDMRKDDAYDKFWESVNEKLDTLDVSEPVMPLRRKMPKRFETREAPHEFHATEKDLYCQKYYEALDLAVNCVQDRFDQPSYKSYRHLEDLVLKCVTNDPSYLEDMD